The region GGGCCGGCCAAGGCCGCCAAGATCCTTGCCGCCCTGGACCTGGGCCGCCGCGCCGCCCGGGAGTCGCTTCCCGTGCGGGTGCAGGTGGCCTCGGCGCGCGACGTGTACGAGCGCATGCGCCTGGCCATGCGCGACCTTCCACAGGAAGAGTTCCACGTGCTGCTGCTGAATCGCCAGAACGAGGTGCTGCGCGAGGTGGTGGTCACGCGGGGCACCCTGGACCACTCCAACATCCACGCGCGCGACGTCTTTCGCCCGGCCATGGCCGAGAGCGCGTCGTGCGTGGTGGTGGTGCACAACCATCCCGGCGGTCGGCCCACCCCCTCGCCCCAGGACAAGGAGCTCACGCGCGAGCTGTGCGTGGCCGGGCGGCTGGTGGGCATTCCCGTGCACGACCACGTGATCGTGGGCGAGCACGGCTACTACTCGTTTGCCGAGGCGGGGGTGCTGGAGCGGCTCTGACGGCGCGGCAGGGGTGACCACGGCCCGACAATCGCTTACATTTCACGGCATGTGCACCCCTGCCTTCGCACCCGTTCCGCTCCGCCGCGCCGCCCTCGGGCTGACGCGTGTGCACGCGCGCGCGCCGGAGGCGCGCGGCTGATGGCACAGCAGGCCCCCCTCCTGCAGGGCGCCGACGAGGCGCGCGAGCACGCGCGAGGCATTCTGCCGCCCGACCTGTTCGCGGCGGTGGAGCCGTACGCCGGGCGGCTGGACCTGGACCTGATCACCCGGGCGTACGAGTTCAGCGCGGTCGCGCACCAGGGGCAGAAGCGCCACTCGGGCGAGGACTACATCGTCCACTGCATCGAGGTCGCCAAGGTGCTGGCCGAGCTGCACCTGGACTCGGCCACCATCGCCGGCGGGCTGATCCACGACGTGGTCGAGGACACGCCGGCCACGCTCGAGGACGTGCGCGCGGCGTTCGGGCCCGAGGTGTCGACGGTGGTGGACGGGCTCACCAAGATCGCCAAGGTGCAGTTCCGCACCAGCACCGAGCAGCAGGTGGAGAACTTCCGCAAGCTGCTGCTGAGCATGGCGCAGGACGCCCGCGTGATCCTGATCAAGCTGGCCGACCGGCTGCACAACATGCGCACGCTAGACTGGCTGCGCGAAGACAAGCGCCTGCGCATTGCGCTGGAGACGCGCGAGATCTACGCGCCCCTGGCGCACCGGCTGGGCGTGGCGGCGCTGAAGTGGGAGCTGGAGGACCTGTGCTTCAAGTACCTGGAGCCCGAGCCCTACCGCGACCTGGCGCGCCGCGTGTCCGAAAAGCGCCGCGAGCGCGAGGAGTGGATCGAGAACCTTCGCGTGCCGCTGGAAAGCGAGCTGCGCGAGGCGGGGATCGACTGCGAGGTGACGGGGCGGCCCAAGCACCTGTGGTCCATCTACCGCAAGATGGTGCAGCGCGAAAAGGAGTACGACGAGATCTACGACCTGATGGCCGTGCGGGTGATCGTCGACACCATCGCCGACTGCTACCATGGGTTGGGCGTGATCCACAACCGCTGGACGCCGCTGACGGAGCGGTTCCACGACTACATCGCCACGCCCAAGAGCAACATGTACCAGTCGCTCCACACGACCATCTTCGGTCCGGGGGGGCGGCTGTACGAAATCCAGATCCGCACGCGCGAAATGCACCGCACCGCCGAGTACGGCATCGCGGCGCATTGGAAGTACAAGGAAGGGCCGCGCGGCGACGACGTCGACGAGACGCTGACCTGGTTCCGCCAGGTGCTGGAGTGGCAGCAGGAAACGAAGGAGCCGGAGGAATTCATGGAATTCCTTCGCATCGACCTGTTCCAGGACGAGATCTTCGTGTTCACGCCCATGGGCGACGTCAAGCAGCTGCCCAAGGGTGCCACGCCCATCGACTTCGCGTTCGCCGTGCACACCGAGGTGGGGCTTCACTGCGCCGGCGCGCGGGTGAACGGGCGCTACACGCCCATCACGCGCGAGCTCAAGAACGGCGACCAGGTGGAGATCGTCACCGACGCCAAGCAGCGGCCCTCGCGCGATTGGCTGGCTTTCGTGAAGACGGCCCGGGCGCGCAATAAGATCCGCCAGTGGATCAAGGACGAGGAGTTCGGCGACTCGGTGCGGCTGGGCCGCGAGTTCATCGAGCGCGAGATCCGCAAGGCGCGCCGGGAAAAGGTGTCGGAAGACCGCTTCGGCGAGGCGGCGCGCGTGCTGGACCTTCCCGACGCAGCCCACCTGTTCGCCGCGCTGGGGCGCGGCGACCTGGG is a window of Longimicrobium sp. DNA encoding:
- a CDS encoding JAB domain-containing protein encodes the protein GPAKAAKILAALDLGRRAARESLPVRVQVASARDVYERMRLAMRDLPQEEFHVLLLNRQNEVLREVVVTRGTLDHSNIHARDVFRPAMAESASCVVVVHNHPGGRPTPSPQDKELTRELCVAGRLVGIPVHDHVIVGEHGYYSFAEAGVLERL
- a CDS encoding bifunctional (p)ppGpp synthetase/guanosine-3',5'-bis(diphosphate) 3'-pyrophosphohydrolase, with amino-acid sequence MAQQAPLLQGADEAREHARGILPPDLFAAVEPYAGRLDLDLITRAYEFSAVAHQGQKRHSGEDYIVHCIEVAKVLAELHLDSATIAGGLIHDVVEDTPATLEDVRAAFGPEVSTVVDGLTKIAKVQFRTSTEQQVENFRKLLLSMAQDARVILIKLADRLHNMRTLDWLREDKRLRIALETREIYAPLAHRLGVAALKWELEDLCFKYLEPEPYRDLARRVSEKRREREEWIENLRVPLESELREAGIDCEVTGRPKHLWSIYRKMVQREKEYDEIYDLMAVRVIVDTIADCYHGLGVIHNRWTPLTERFHDYIATPKSNMYQSLHTTIFGPGGRLYEIQIRTREMHRTAEYGIAAHWKYKEGPRGDDVDETLTWFRQVLEWQQETKEPEEFMEFLRIDLFQDEIFVFTPMGDVKQLPKGATPIDFAFAVHTEVGLHCAGARVNGRYTPITRELKNGDQVEIVTDAKQRPSRDWLAFVKTARARNKIRQWIKDEEFGDSVRLGREFIEREIRKARREKVSEDRFGEAARVLDLPDAAHLFAALGRGDLGPSKVMAALWPEAVDEPPKPPSAFERLVSRVRGEQTNAPVKIQGMSNLMVRYSQCCQPVPGDKVVGYVTRGRGVSIHRIDCPNILQLQGHPERRVEIDWDGGGADRFFVRLGMEGSDRRGLFADIASAISATNTNIKSADINADQHGMRGDFVVEVENLAHLNRVLNAIKKVKGVMRVERREQTDLAEVAEVSEA